One genomic window of Myxocyprinus asiaticus isolate MX2 ecotype Aquarium Trade chromosome 5, UBuf_Myxa_2, whole genome shotgun sequence includes the following:
- the LOC127440667 gene encoding chromodomain-helicase-DNA-binding protein 7-like isoform X2 produces MISSIKTPASGPNLQPANCDIQQTESELKPKKKKKKKVKASEGQEANDISSEAGGTGALVNKRDSLVTPMDQSAVEKKSKKKPKDKEPKEPKEPKTPKTPKAPKTPKEPKEPKEKKVKATTLKPKTSKKSSAKKSDSESGNSIKKEAKRKREPSVTSDVEKTPPHSPEEEEDDGVQKRRSSRQVKRKRYTEDLEFRISDEDGDDSPGPKSPSTTSEQQELLDAEGPVVEKIMGMRMGKKELESGEEVEVEEFYVKFKGFSYLHCRWADIEELEKDKRIQQKVKRFKAKHALSNFLSEMDDEPFNPDYVEVDRVLDVSESTDENGEPVSLYLVKWCSLPYEDSTWELKADIDEGKIEEFERVMLRDPELKRVERPPATDWQKSESSREYKNNNSLREYQLEGVNWMLFNWYNTRNCILADEMGLGKTIQSITFLYEIYLKGIHGPFLVIAPLSTIPNWEREFRTWTELNVVVYHGSQASRKTIQAYEMYYRDSQNRVIKGAYKFHAIITTFEMILTDCPELRTVPWRCVIIDEAHRLKNRNCKLLEGLKMMDMEHKVLLTGTPLQNTVEELFSLLNFLEPDRFPSEATFMLEFGDLKTEEQVQKLQGILKPMMLRRLKEDVEKNLAPKEETIIEVELTNVQKKYYRAILEKNFAFLSKSGGGGGGGGGANAPNLLNTMMELRKCCNHPYLINGAEEKIMEEFRESHPTDHPEFHLQSMIQAAGKLVLIDKLLPKLKAGGHRVLIFSQMVRCLDILEDYLIQRRYPYERIDGRVRGNLRQAAIDRFSRPDSDRFVFLLCTRAGGLGINLTAADTCIIFDSDWNPQNDLQAQARCHRIGQSKAVKIYRLITRNSYEREMFDKASLKLGLDKAVLQSMSGRENAANGVQQLSKKEIEDLLRKGAYGALMDEEDEGSKFCEEDIDQILQRRTQTITIESEGKGSTFAKASFVSSGNRTDISLEDPDFWQKWAKKAELDLDVISGRNNLVIDTPRVRKQTRHYSSMKEDELMEYSELESDSEDKPIQKPRRPQDRTQGYPRSECFRVEKNLLVYGWGRWGDILSHGRFKRPLRERDVETICRALLAYCLLHYRGDENIKSFIWDLITPTEDGQSRTLTNHTGLSAPVPRGRKGKKGKPQAPQPHMPQADWLADCNPDILLQEDSYKRHLKHHCNKVLLRVRMLYYLRQEVIGDQADRILEGTDSSRLDIWLPQPFHAEIPTDWWDLEADKSLLIGVFKHGYEKYNSMRADPTLCFLERVGMPDAKAIAAEQRGADMMADGGEGEDEDPEYKPLRMPFKDDLDDFTNSPLDDKDDGIDGESGEASAPKAGENGKAGNLCWPPASALTARLRRLITAYQRTHKREQLRQEAMTKPDRRRRRPRDDILSMVTEGGPYAPDGAMAFLAEGGPFMAKGSPFMPDSAALLADGAAYFKERRQRWTRREEADFYRVVSTFGVVCDIHKQCFDWSQFRAIARLDKKTDESLEKYYYSFVAMCKRVCRMQLKAETELPDPTLIIDPITEERASRTLYRIELLRRIREQVLPHPLLEERLSLCQPSPDLPAWWEPGRHDRDLLRGAAKHGVSRTDYHILNDPELSFLEAHRKFTQGKGAELPITLDSLTPLALVKDEEVKEETDNVVPKAEDSNNTVEVKEEKVEVMSPKEEVKKKEEAAKDLGLNQEPKEKMKMEEKEDKTEVKTTKEELGSSEAGLAEEVKPMDQKPTDTLPTPEAKNTQGEETKLFTDKTSEDEEENMDEDDKSEKSSQAEAGAASERKNFDEESNASLSTARDETRDCFGVDDVEPSAPQMFSEHSLFSFWPKDRVMINRMDNICEAVTKGKWPSNRRQFFDFPGLLPGYGSMTADSPLQRRSLGDLSMVGQTSYSGSEDLTMSSHVNKDDLLSLSVPRQRRRRRRKVEIEAERAAKRRNLMEMVAQLRESHAAEGQAQAMDLTKALHGMSSSSSSTFPGTMASSTALKAQMELLQAGASSRPRANGSLLDAELPNRRKRGRRKNVEGLELLFMGNKRAHLNAEDSDGTKAFLDGAHMPGQTHRHISSPTQKAPGDGLEEGTHLKGEDGSSTKDLREWLRQHPTYTMDMPGYVPKNEDLLLSQFGKPKQKRHRCRNPNKIDINTLTGEERVPVVNIRNGRKMGGAMAPPMKDLPRWLVENPEFAIAPDWTDIVKQSGFLPESMFDRLLTGPVVRDEGVRRRGRRPKSEIAKATAAAQAAAAAAVASTSGVNPLLMNGLFGGMDLTSLQGLQNLQSLQLAAGLMGFPPALGGGADAKHAAAMLPLMLPGMGGLPNMFSLGGLFGGNLAADATATNGASGTEQAESEEKTKPKKDEETNEEGEEKEKDKESEKPAETEATGDTAALAAAVAAATAGMSTNALAFNPFLLSTMAPGLFYPSMFLPPSLGGLGLPGFPQASLADLQNAVSGALGATGEDKESSKGPNADQDQNAFTADVETGDKTLEDSDSEESQNKTADSSVLDDDLAGPADEMDSIEGGMNEDDDDDDDDDDDMDDPADEEDKSD; encoded by the exons TGCTAAGAAATCTGACTCAGAGTCCGGTAACAGCATCAAGAAAGAGGCAAAGCGCAAGAGAGAGCCCTCAGTCACCTCAGATGTTGAGAAAACACCGCCACATTCAccagaggaggaagaggatgatggtgttcag AAGAGACGCTCTAGCCGGCAGGTGAAAAGGAAACGCTACACTGAGGATCTGGAGTTCAGAATTTCTGATGAAGATGGAGATGACTCCCCAGGTCCAAAATCTCCTTCAACCACTTCTGAGCAGCAG GAGTTGCTGGATGCGGAGGGCCCTGTGGTGGAGAAGATCATGGGGATGCGCATGGGAAAGAAAGAG CTGGAGTCGGGTGAAGAGGTGGAGGTTGAGGAGTTTTATGTCAAATTCAAAGGCTT tTCGTACCTGCACTGTCGCTGGGCAGACATTGAAGAGCTGGAGAAAGATAAGAGAATACAGCAGAAGGTCAAGAGGTTTAAAGCCAAGCATGCCCTCAGTAACTTCCTAAGTGAG ATGGATGATGAGCCCTTCAACCCAGATTATGTGGAGGTGGACAGGGTTCTGGATGTGTCTGAAAGCACTGATGAAAATGGAGAG CCTGTATCTTTGTACCTGGTGAAGTGGTGCTCCTTGCCCTACGAGGATAGCACGTGGGAGCTAAAAGCTGACATCGATGAAGGGAAGATTGAGGAGTTTGAGAGAGTGATGTTGCGTGATCCAGAGCTGAAGCGCGTG GAACGACCTCCTGCTACTGACTGGCAGAAATCAGAGAGTTCCAGAGAATATAAAAACAACAATTCGCTCAGGGAATACCAGCTGGAGGGAGTCAACTGGATGCTTTTCAACTGGTACAACAC ACGAAACTGCATTTTAGCTGATGAAATGGGTCTTGGCAAAACAATCCAGTCCATTACATTCCTCTATGAGATATATCTGAAGGGAATTCATGGTCCTTTCCTGGTGATTGCACCTCTTTCCACCATTCCCAACTGGGAGAGGGAGTTCAGGACATGGACTGAACTCAACGTAGTGGTCTATCACGGTAGCCAGGCCAGCCGAAAGACCATTCAGGCTTACGAGATGTACTACAGAGACTCACag AACCGGGTAATAAAGGGAGCCTACAAATTCCATGCAATCATCACCACATTTGAGATGATCTTGACGGATTGCCCCGAGCTGCGGACTGTGCCATGGCGCTGTGTAATCATTGATGAGGCTCATAGGCTCAAGAATAGGAACTGCAAGCTTCTTGAGGGGCTAAAGATGATGGACATG GAACACAAAGTCCTGCTCACTGGGACCCCACTACAGAACACAGTGGAGGAGCTTTTCAGTCTCCTCAACTTCCTGGAGCCAGATAGGTTTCCTTCAGAGGCCACCTTCATGCTGGAGTTTGGAGATCTGAAGACAGAGGAACAG GTGCAAAAGCTGCAAGGCATTCTCAAACCCATGATGCTGCGCCGACTAAAGGAGGATGTAGAAAAGAATCTTGCACCGAAAGAGGAGACCATCATCGAGGTGGAGCTGACCAATGTGCAGAAGAAATACTACCGTGCTATCTTGGAGAAAAACTTTGCCTTCCTATCGAAGAGTGGAGGAGGTGGCGGAGGTGGTGGAGGAGCCAATGCTCCCAACCTGCTGAACACCATGATGGAGCTGAGAAAGTGTTGCAATCACCCCTACCTCATTAATG GTGCTGAGGAGAAGATTATGGAAGAGTTTAGGGAGAGCCACCCCACAGACCACCCAGAATTCCACCTCCAGTCCATGATTCAGGCTGCAGGAAAACTGGTGCTGATCGACAAGCTGCTCCCCAAACTGAAGGCTGGGGGTCACCGTGTGCTCATCTTTTCCCAAATGGTGCGCTGTCTGGACATCCTGGAGGACTACCTCATTCAGAGACG GTATCCATATGAGCGTATAGATGGCAGAGTTAGAGGAAACCTCCGCCAGGCAGCTATTGACCGCTTCTCACGACCAGACTCGGACCGATTTGTGTTCCTGCTGTGCACCAGGGCTGGAGGACTGGGTATTAACTTGACTGCAGCTGATACCTGCATCATATTTGACTCTGACTGGAACCCTCAGAATGACTTGCAG GCACAAGCTCGATGCCACAGGATCGGACAGAGCAAGGCTGTGAAGATTTACCGCCTGATCACCAGAAACTCGTACGAAAGGGAGATGTTTGACAAGGCCAGTCTGAAGCTGGGACTGGACAAGGCCGTGCTTCAGTCCATGAGTGGGAGGGAGAACGCTGCCAACGGG GTTCAGCAGCTCTCTAAAAAGGAGATTGAGGACCTCTTGCGGAAAGGAGCATATGGAGCTCTAATGGATGAGGAGGATGAGGGATCCAAGTTCTGTGAAGAAGACATTGACCAGATTTTGCAAAGACGCACACAAACCATTACTATTGAATCAGAGGGTAAAGGCTCAACGTTTGCAAAG GCAAGTTTTGTGTCCTCTGGGAACAGAACAGACATTTCTCTGGAGGACCCAGATTTCTGGCAAAAATGGGCAAAGAAAGCAGAGCTGGACCTGGATGTGATCAGTGGCAGG AATAATCTGGTGATTGACACTCCACGTGTTAGGAAGCAGACGCGACACTACAGCTCTATGAAGGAGGACGAATTGATGGAGTACTCGGAGCTTGAGAGTGACTCTGAGGACAAGCCCATTCAGAAACCAAGAAGGCCCCAGGACCGAACTCAGGGGTACCCCCGCAGTGAGTGCTTCAGAGTGGAGAAGAACCTGCTGGTGTATGG CTGGGGCCGCTGGGGTGACATCCTGTCCCACGGACGCTTTAAACGCCCGCTGAGGGAGCGAGACGTAGAGACCATCTGCCGCGCACTCCTGGCGTATTGCCTGCTCCACTACCGTGGAGATGAGAACATCAAGAGCTTCATCTGGGACCTCATCACCCCTACTGAGGACGGACAAAGTCGCACACTGACCAACCACACTG GACTATCTGCACCAGTGCCCAGAGGCCGTAAAGGGAAGAAGGGGAAGCCGCAGGCTCCTCAGCCTCACATGCCACAGGCTGATTGGCTTGCTGACTGTAATCCTGACATCCTCCTTCAAGAGGACAGTTACAAGAGACACCTGAAACACCACTGCAACAA AGTGCTGCTGCGGGTCCGGATGCTATACTATCTGCGACAAGAAGTCATTGGAGACCAGGCAGACAGAATCCTGGAGGGAACCGATTCAAG TAGGCTGGATATCTGGCTCCCACAACCTTTTCACGCTGAGATCCCTACTGACTGGTGGGACCTTGAAGCAGACAAGTCTCTCCTCATTGGCGTCTTTAAGCATG GCTATGAGAAATATAACTCGATGCGAGCTGACCCCACCCTGTGTTTCCTGGAGAGGGTGGGCATGCCTGATGCCAAGGCCATCGCTGCTGAGCAGAGGGGAGCGGACATGATGGCAGATGGTGGCGAGGG AGAGGATGAAGACCCAGAGTACAAGCCTCTTCGAATGCCTTTCAAAGACGATCTGGAT GATTTTACAAACTCGCCTCTGGATGATAAAGATGATGGCATTGATGGTGAGAGTGGAGAAG CCTCAGCTCCTAAGGCTGGTGAAAATGGGAAGGCAGGCAATCTTTGCTGGCCACCAGCTTCAGCGCTGACTGCCCGATTGCGGCGCCTCATCACGGCCTATCAGCGTACTCATAAACGTGAGCAGTTAAGGCAAGAAGCCATGACCAAACCTGACCGTCGTCGTCGTCGCCCACGTGATGACATCCTCTCCATGGTAACAGAGGGAGGGCCTTATGCTCCAGATGGGGCAATGGCTTTTCTGGCTGAAGGAGGACCTTTCATGGCTAAGGGTTCACCTTTCATGCCCGACAGCGCTGCCCTGCTGGCTGATGGAGCTGCCTACTTCAAAGAACGTCGCCAGAG ATGGACAAGACGTGAAGAGGCCGATTTCTACCGTGTGGTGTCTACATTCGGTGTGGTTTGTGACATCCACAAACAGTGCTTTGACTGGTCGCAGTTCCGTGCTATTGCCCGTCTAGATAAGAAGACTGATGAGAGCCTGGAAAAATACTACTACTCTTTCGTGGCCATGTGCAAGCGGGTGTGCCGGATGCAGCTCAAAGCAGAGACCG AGCTGCCAGACCCCACCCTTATCATTGACCCCATTACAGAGGAGCGGGCCTCACGGACACTCTATCGCATTGAGCTACTGCGGCGGATCAGGGAGCAGGTGTTGCCACACCCTCTTTTGGAGGAGAGGTTGAGTCTGTGCCAACCCAGCCCCGACCTCCCGGCCTGGTGGGAGCCTGGACGTCATGACCGAGACCTCCTGCGGGGCGCCGCAAAGCACGGCGTCAGCCGCACAGACTACCACATCCTCAACGACCCCGAGCTAAGCTTCTTGGAGGCCCATCGAAAGTTTACACAAGGCAAGGGTGCAGAACTGCCCATCACCTTAGATTCCCTCACCCCTCTGGCCTTGGTCAAAGATGAGGAGGTGAAGGAAGAGACAGATAATGTGGTGCCCAAGGCGGAGGACAGTAACAACACTGTGGAGGTCAAAGAGGAGAAAGTTGAAGTCATGTCTCCCAAAGAGGAAGTGAAGAAAAAAGAGGAGGCGGCTAAAGATCTAGGTCTTAATCAGGAGCCCAAAGAGAAGATGAAAATGGAGGAGAAAGAAGATAAAACGGAGGTAAAGACCACCAAGGAAGAGCTGGGTAGTTCTGAGGCTGGCTTGGCCGAGGAGGTGAAGCCCATGGATCAGAAGCCCACAGACACTCTTCCTACTCCTGAGGCTAAAAATACTCAGGGGGAGGAGACTAAACTATTTACTGACAAAACCTCTGAAGATGAGGAAGAAAATATGGATGAGGATGACAAATCAGAAAAGTCTTCACAAGCTGAAG cTGGAGCCGCATCTGAGAGGAAGAATTTCGATGAGGAGAGTAACGCCTCTTTGAGCACTGCTCGTGATGAGACCAGAGACTGCTTTGGTGTCGATGATGTGGAGCCGTCAGCACCTCAGATGTTCAGTGAAcactctctcttctctttctGGCCTAAG GACAGAGTAATGATCAATCGTATGGACAACATCTGTGAAGCGGTCACGAAGGGCAAGTGGCCTTCCAACAGGAGGCAGTTCTTTGACTTCCCAGGCCTGTTGCCTGGCTACGGATCCATGACAGCGGACAGCCCCCTGCAGAGGCGGAGTCTTGGTGATCTCTCAATGGTGGGTCAGACAAGCTATAGTGGCAGTGAGGACCTCACCATGTCATCACATGTCAACAAG GATGACTTGTTGAGTCTTTCAGTACCTCGGCAGCGCAGACGCAGGAGGAGGAAGGTTGAGATTGAGGCGGAGCGTGCTGCCAAGCGCAGGAACCTGATGGAGATGGTAGCCCAGTTACGAGAATCCCATGCTGCTGAAGGCCAGGCTCAGGCCATGGACCTGACCAAGGCCCTGCACGGTAtgtcctcctcctcatcctccacCTTCCCTGGAACCATGGCCTCTTCCACAGCCCTGAAGGCACAAATGGAGCTGCTGCAAGCAGGCGCTTCCTCCAGACCAAGGGCCAATGGCTCTCTACTTGATGCTGAACTTCCCAACCGGAGAAAGAGAGGCCGCAGGAAAAATGTGGAGGGCTTAGAGCTGCTCTTCATGGGGAACAAGAGAGCACATCTCAATGCT GAAGATTCAGATGGGACCAAAGCTTTTCTGGATGGGGCACATATGCCaggacaaacacacagacacatttcaTCTCCGACACAGAAGGCCCCTGGTGATGGCCTAGAAGAGGGAACCCATCTTAAAGGAGAAGATGGATCCAGCACAAAGGACCTTCGGGAATGGCTCAGACAGCACCCCACCTACACTATGGATATGCCTGGATACGTACCA AAGAATGAGGACCTCCTACTTTCCCAGTTTGGAAAGCCCAAACAGAAAAGACACCGCTGTCGCAATCCCAACAAAATCGACATAAACACTCTGACCGGGGAGGAGAGGGTCCCTGTTGTAAACATTAGGAATGGAAGAAAG ATGGGAGGAGCCATGGCCCCTCCAATGAAGGATTTACCACGCTGGCTGGTTGAAAATCCCGAATTTGCCATCGCCCCAGATTGGACAGATATTGTGAAACAATCG GGCTTTCTCCCTGAGTCCATGTTTGACCGTCTCTTGACTGGGCCAGTGGTCAGAGATGAGGGCGTGCGCCGCAGAGGCCGACGACCGAAATCTGAGATCGCCAAGGCAACAGCAGCAGCACAGGCAGCTGCCGCTGCAGCCGTGGCCTCCACCTCTGGCGTTAATCCTTTATTGATGAACGGGTTGTTTGGAGGTATGGACCTGACCAGTCTGCAGGGCCTGCAGAATCTTCAGAGCCTCCAGCTGGCCGCAGGCCTCATGGGCTTTCCCCCTGCTCTAGGAGGAGGAGCCGATGCAAAGCATGCTGCAGCCATGCTGCCTCTCATGCTTCCAGGCATGGGTGGCCTACCCAACATGTTTAGCCTGGGTGGGCTGTTTGGAGGAAACCTAGCCGCAGATGCCACAGCCACCAATGGTGCCTCGGGGACAGAACAGGCTGAGTCTGAGGAGAAAACTAAGCCCAAGAAAGATGAGGAGACCAACGAGGAGggagaggagaaagagaaggaCAAAGAATCAGAGAAACCAGCTGAAACTGAGGCTACAGGAGATACTGCTGCGCTCGCTGCTGCTGTGGCTGCTGCCACCGCTGGCATGTCTACCAACGCACTGGCCTTCAACCCTTTCCTGCTGTCCACCATGGCCCCAGGTCTCTTTTACCCATCCATGTTCTTACCTCCCAGCCTCGGTGGCTTGGGCCTCCCAGGCTTCCCTCAAGCTTCTCTGGCTGACCTCCAGAACGCCGTGTCAGGGGCCTTAGGTGCCACCGGCGAGGACAAGGAGTCCAGTAAAGGGCCCAATGCAGATCAGGACCAGAATGCCTTCACAGCTGATGTTGAAACTGGTGACAAAACACTTGAAGACAGTGACTCAGAGGAGAGCCAGAACAAGACAGCTGATTCATCAGTACTAGATGATGACCTGGCAGGGCCAGCTGATGAAATGGACTCCATTGAGGGTGGAAtgaatgaggatgatgatgatgatgatgatgatgatgatgatatggaTGATCCTGCTGATGAGGAGGACAAAAGTGACTAA